From a single Tursiops truncatus isolate mTurTru1 chromosome 20, mTurTru1.mat.Y, whole genome shotgun sequence genomic region:
- the PLD6 gene encoding mitochondrial cardiolipin hydrolase isoform X2: MSVTFLTDLLLALTWTASWAGKAACFDHSFTTESTIFGQHNCRFLQPVPHWSLCGIRFHFSLVIPRSGTAGPYGRPLTTVASPLRMRRLSGHGSRGQPLRGMWDRPGPGHEPASPASAGGFLTTAPPGKTLWVFFGCLLGPLGVGCAGAVWAGARRRQAGAQAQWAMGAESAGASAPGRRAHVARGRRAHRRSGRWVLNAQAQVGGRQARRRSGQRVHVVGGASDAKGEMGPLRWQVVAAVVGGLALALEALPAVLRWLWAGRRPPRREVLFFPSQVTCTEALLRVPGTAPSGCPCNLPHGESSLSRLLRALLAARASLELCLFAFSSPQLGRAVQLLHQRGVRVRVVTDCDYMALSGSQIGLLRKAGIQVRHDQDLGYMHHKFAIVDKKVLITGSLNWTTQAIQSNRENVLIIEDEECVRLFLEEFERIWEEFNPTKYTFFPHKKGSR; this comes from the exons ATGTCTGTCACATTTTTGACTGATCTGCTGCTTGCCCTAACTTGGACTGCCTCTTGGGCTGGTAAGGCTGCGTGTTTTGATCATTCATTCACAACTGAATCCACCATTTTTGGCCAGCACAACTGTAGGTTTCTGCAGCCAGTCCCACATTG GTCTTTGTGTGGGATacgctttcatttctctttggtcatacctaggagtgggacaGCTGGACCATATGGAAG gcctctcaccaccgtggcctctccgctccggatgcgcaggctcagcggccatggctcacgaggccagccgctccgcggcatgtgggatcgtcccggaccggggcacgaacccgcatcccctgcatcggcaggcggattcttaaccactgcgccaccagggaagaccctgtggGTTTTCTTTGGTTGCCTCCTGGGTCCTTTGGGCGTTGGGTGCGCAGGCGCAGTGTGGGCGGGCGCACGTAGGCGGCAGGCGGGTGCGCAGGCGCAGTGGGCAATGGGCGCCGAAAGCGCAGGAGCAAGTGCCCCGGGGCGGAGGGCGCACGTGGCCCGTGGACGGCGGGCGCACAGGCGCAGTGGGCGATGGGTGCTGAATGCGCAGGCGCAGGTGGGCGGCAGGCAGGCGCGCAGGCGCAGTGGGCAGCGGGTGCACGTGGTAGGCGGGGCCTCAGACGCCAAAGGCGAGATGGGGCCGTTACGCTGGCAGGTGGTGGCTGCTGTTGTCGGAGGCCTCGCGCTGGCCCTGGAGGCGCTACCCGCTGTGCTGCGCTGGCTGTGGGCCGGGCGGCGGCCGCCGCGGCGCGAGGTGCTGTTCTTCCCGTCGCAGGTGACGTGCACCGAGGCCCTGTTGCGGGTCCCGGGTACCGCGCCCTCGGGCTGCCCTTGCAACCTGCCCCACGGCGAGAGCTCGCTGAGCCGCCTGTTGCGTGCCCTGCTGGCAGCCCGCGCCAGCCTCGAGCTCTGCCTGTTCGCCTTCTCCAGCCCGCAGCTGGGCCGCGCAGTGCAGCTGCTGCACCAGCGCGGGGTGCGCGTTCGCGTGGTCACCGACTGCGACTACATGGCCCTCAGTGGCTCACAGATTGGGCTGCTCCGCAAGGCAG GGATCCAGGTCCGGCACGACCAGGATCTGGGCTACATGCACCACAAGTTCGCGATCGTGGACAAGAAGGTGCTGATCACTGGCTCGCTGAACTGGACCACTCAGGCCATTCAGAGCAACCGGGAGAACGTGCTCATCATAGAGGACGAGGAGTGCGTGCGGCTCTTTCTGGAGGAGTTTGAGCGCATCTGGGAGGAGTTTAACCCCACCAAGTACACCTTTTTCCCTCACAAAAAGGGAAGTCGCTGA
- the PLD6 gene encoding mitochondrial cardiolipin hydrolase isoform X1 yields the protein MSVTFLTDLLLALTWTASWAGKAACFDHSFTTESTIFGQHNCRFLQPVPHWSLCGIRFHFSLVIPRSGTAGPYGRPLTTVASPLRMRRLSGHGSRGQPLRGMWDRPGPGHEPASPASAGGFLTTAPPGKTLWVFFGCLLGPLGVGCAGAVWAGARRRQAGAQAQWAMGAESAGASAPGRRAHVARGRRAHRRSGRWVLNAQAQVGGRQARRRSGQRVHVVGGASDAKGEMGPLRWQVVAAVVGGLALALEALPAVLRWLWAGRRPPRREVLFFPSQVTCTEALLRVPGTAPSGCPCNLPHGESSLSRLLRALLAARASLELCLFAFSSPQLGRAVQLLHQRGVRVRVVTDCDYMALSGSQIGLLRKAGRPGAGPGRREAEPGWRGCLGRGPEDRGDPLASPGGLARSGETPRSPQELLCRASEPATWATAPGGAEAGSRSASRSWSGRRCAERLRLLKDQREEKAFPLKLVSEFRFGASEMNFLKFILFFECVGSSLLRVGFSLVAASGDYSSLWCVGFSLRWLLVAEHELQ from the exons ATGTCTGTCACATTTTTGACTGATCTGCTGCTTGCCCTAACTTGGACTGCCTCTTGGGCTGGTAAGGCTGCGTGTTTTGATCATTCATTCACAACTGAATCCACCATTTTTGGCCAGCACAACTGTAGGTTTCTGCAGCCAGTCCCACATTG GTCTTTGTGTGGGATacgctttcatttctctttggtcatacctaggagtgggacaGCTGGACCATATGGAAG gcctctcaccaccgtggcctctccgctccggatgcgcaggctcagcggccatggctcacgaggccagccgctccgcggcatgtgggatcgtcccggaccggggcacgaacccgcatcccctgcatcggcaggcggattcttaaccactgcgccaccagggaagaccctgtggGTTTTCTTTGGTTGCCTCCTGGGTCCTTTGGGCGTTGGGTGCGCAGGCGCAGTGTGGGCGGGCGCACGTAGGCGGCAGGCGGGTGCGCAGGCGCAGTGGGCAATGGGCGCCGAAAGCGCAGGAGCAAGTGCCCCGGGGCGGAGGGCGCACGTGGCCCGTGGACGGCGGGCGCACAGGCGCAGTGGGCGATGGGTGCTGAATGCGCAGGCGCAGGTGGGCGGCAGGCAGGCGCGCAGGCGCAGTGGGCAGCGGGTGCACGTGGTAGGCGGGGCCTCAGACGCCAAAGGCGAGATGGGGCCGTTACGCTGGCAGGTGGTGGCTGCTGTTGTCGGAGGCCTCGCGCTGGCCCTGGAGGCGCTACCCGCTGTGCTGCGCTGGCTGTGGGCCGGGCGGCGGCCGCCGCGGCGCGAGGTGCTGTTCTTCCCGTCGCAGGTGACGTGCACCGAGGCCCTGTTGCGGGTCCCGGGTACCGCGCCCTCGGGCTGCCCTTGCAACCTGCCCCACGGCGAGAGCTCGCTGAGCCGCCTGTTGCGTGCCCTGCTGGCAGCCCGCGCCAGCCTCGAGCTCTGCCTGTTCGCCTTCTCCAGCCCGCAGCTGGGCCGCGCAGTGCAGCTGCTGCACCAGCGCGGGGTGCGCGTTCGCGTGGTCACCGACTGCGACTACATGGCCCTCAGTGGCTCACAGATTGGGCTGCTCCGCAAGGCAGGTAGGCCGGGCGCGGGGCCTGGGAGGcgggaggcagagccaggatggcGTGGGTGTTTGGGGCGGGGGCCTGAGGACCGGGGAGACCCTCTCGCGTCCCCTGGCGGCCTTGCAAGGTCTGGGGAAACTCCAAGGTCTCCTCAGGAGCTTCTGTGCAGAGCGTCTGAGCCCGCAACCTGGGCGACAGCCCCGGGAGGGGCCGAGGCTGGAAGCAGGTCTGCCAGCAGAAGCTGGTCAGGGCGCAGGTGTGCAGAGAGGCTGCGTCTGCTTAAAGACCAAAGGGAGGAAAAGGCTTTTCCCCTTAAACTCGTTAGTGAATTTCGTTTTGGAGcttctgaaatgaattttttaaaatttattttattttttgaatgcgttgggtcttcgttgctgcgcgtgggcttttctctggttgcggcgagcggggactactcttcgttgtggtgtgtgggcttctcattgcggtggcttctcgttgcggagcacgagctccagtag